From a region of the Bacillota bacterium genome:
- a CDS encoding 4-(cytidine 5'-diphospho)-2-C-methyl-D-erythritol kinase: protein MDNRIGIWLLGVGKLIRITARAKINLTLDVLGTLPDGYHEVATVMQALDFHDTLEIRGGTYGLTLSSNSKAIPLGDDNLVFKAFEHLIKYAGPGRGVHIHIRKNIPMAAGLGGGSSNAAAALVGLNRFWELGLTTDALMEIGSHIGADVPFFIMGKTALGTGKGDKLIPLSSPPTMGVVLVKPHFGVSTAQVYKMFDSLSYVPEPRTGLMIEAINNKSIKNIAANLGNALEQVTASLHPQIHQIKRMLTQAGALGVQMSGSGPTVFALTESKNKAEELARHLNKDSMTVLVTETVLE, encoded by the coding sequence ATGGATAATAGAATTGGCATTTGGCTTTTAGGAGTGGGGAAATTGATTAGGATAACAGCCCGTGCGAAAATTAATCTTACACTGGATGTTTTGGGAACTTTACCTGATGGCTATCATGAAGTTGCAACGGTGATGCAAGCTCTGGATTTTCACGATACATTGGAAATCCGCGGCGGAACTTATGGTTTAACTCTTTCCAGTAACAGCAAGGCAATACCCCTGGGCGATGATAATTTGGTCTTCAAGGCTTTCGAACATTTGATTAAATATGCCGGTCCGGGAAGAGGGGTTCATATTCATATACGTAAAAATATTCCCATGGCAGCCGGTTTAGGAGGTGGGTCTTCCAATGCCGCGGCAGCCCTTGTTGGGTTGAATCGTTTTTGGGAATTGGGACTTACTACGGATGCATTGATGGAGATAGGTTCTCACATCGGGGCCGATGTCCCATTTTTTATTATGGGGAAAACCGCCCTCGGTACCGGAAAAGGGGATAAGTTGATTCCTCTTTCTTCTCCTCCGACAATGGGAGTGGTATTAGTAAAGCCGCATTTTGGGGTTAGTACGGCACAAGTTTACAAAATGTTTGACAGTCTTTCTTATGTGCCGGAGCCCCGTACAGGTTTAATGATTGAGGCTATTAATAATAAAAGCATAAAAAATATTGCCGCCAACTTAGGTAATGCTCTTGAGCAGGTTACAGCAAGTCTTCATCCCCAAATACACCAAATAAAACGCATGTTAACACAAGCCGGAGCATTAGGGGTACAGATGAGCGGTAGCGGGCCAACTGTTTTTGCCTTGACGGAAAGTAAGAACAAAGCCGAAGAATTGGCACGGCATTTAAATAAAGATAGTATGACTGTTTTAGTTACGGAAACCGTACTAGAGTGA
- a CDS encoding LysM peptidoglycan-binding domain-containing protein, whose amino-acid sequence MKREAGTRLTINTTLRRLYHYRGGQLVKVYPVAVGKAATPTPTGNYKIITKILNPGGVLGTRWMGISIPDGNYGLHGTNNPASIGTAASLGCIRMYNHDVEELFPQVNIGTPVHITRVTHDSQEEPGPNATQPAPKKSNVYIVQPGDSLWAIANKYSITAGELAAYNDIKNPDLIYPGQKIIIPGL is encoded by the coding sequence ATGAAAAGAGAAGCCGGCACCCGGTTAACAATTAATACCACCCTGCGCCGGTTATACCATTACAGGGGAGGACAACTGGTCAAAGTATACCCCGTAGCGGTGGGAAAAGCAGCAACGCCCACTCCTACAGGCAATTATAAAATTATTACCAAAATACTTAACCCGGGAGGGGTACTGGGAACAAGGTGGATGGGTATCAGCATACCCGATGGTAATTATGGCTTACACGGTACAAATAACCCTGCATCTATTGGGACGGCAGCATCCCTGGGCTGTATTAGGATGTATAACCATGACGTGGAAGAGCTGTTTCCCCAAGTTAATATAGGAACACCTGTACACATAACCAGGGTAACACATGATAGCCAGGAGGAACCGGGTCCTAATGCAACCCAGCCGGCCCCTAAAAAAAGTAACGTATATATAGTGCAGCCCGGAGACTCCCTGTGGGCAATTGCCAATAAATACAGCATTACCGCAGGAGAGCTGGCAGCTTATAACGATATCAAAAACCCGGATTTAATTTATCCGGGCCAAAAAATTATTATCCCGGGATTATGA
- a CDS encoding ZIP family metal transporter, giving the protein MTEILLQALIAGFGTCLGAAAVLCLGHLQARSLSFLLALASGIMGSVILLDLLPSSLRLGGAVSCLFGFLAGLLIITFADLLISKMEFANYSRHPSLLSMGYLIAIGIALHDLPEGLAIAAGFSTPGSVGPMIALAIGLHNIPEGMATAAPLKAGGASTPRILTLNAAVSVVTPVGTLLGLLVLQTTDALISILLAFAAGAMTYIVRDKLIPVSRGYGKGFFILGLTLGFILMSCVKLFFE; this is encoded by the coding sequence ATGACGGAGATATTATTACAAGCACTTATTGCGGGCTTCGGGACATGTCTGGGAGCGGCTGCAGTTCTATGTTTAGGCCACTTGCAGGCCCGTTCGTTAAGTTTCCTTTTAGCCCTAGCCTCCGGCATAATGGGTTCCGTAATACTTTTAGATCTATTACCTTCTTCCCTGCGGCTTGGCGGAGCGGTTAGCTGTCTGTTTGGTTTTTTAGCCGGCTTACTTATTATTACCTTTGCCGATTTATTAATCAGTAAAATGGAGTTTGCCAATTATTCCAGACATCCTTCTCTTTTAAGCATGGGTTACCTGATTGCCATAGGTATCGCACTGCATGACCTGCCTGAAGGACTGGCCATTGCCGCAGGTTTTTCCACACCCGGCTCGGTAGGGCCCATGATTGCCCTTGCCATTGGCCTGCACAACATTCCGGAGGGGATGGCTACCGCCGCACCCCTGAAAGCGGGAGGCGCCTCGACTCCAAGAATATTAACCCTTAACGCAGCTGTGAGCGTTGTAACGCCCGTAGGAACCCTGCTGGGGTTGCTGGTACTCCAGACCACAGACGCTCTCATATCCATTCTTTTGGCCTTTGCCGCCGGAGCTATGACTTATATTGTTCGGGATAAGTTAATTCCGGTATCCAGAGGTTACGGGAAAGGTTTTTTTATCCTGGGCCTAACTTTGGGTTTTATTCTTATGTCTTGTGTTAAGCTATTTTTTGAGTAA